The following proteins are encoded in a genomic region of Nicotiana sylvestris chromosome 4, ASM39365v2, whole genome shotgun sequence:
- the LOC138890620 gene encoding uncharacterized protein has protein sequence MTGKGEKRLKIVMSVTTNLLGTINEVDKEDEENVMTSASPKQSDSPPPHGSVTASHEKGASTSTTEEVSSAVKKLLEAWLISTLNSILDKPLKGRVGTPHELTPQQQSTSNTLLPTGNTHTVVDAGNYALAAILRKMKKMENENKALRNQMREHQERVDKIPGAPKFLPKWDVGRFMEQPYNKEAAPHSIPKTFKMPPYLKICDITTDPEDHIIHYVTVVKRNDLLKEQVPSVLLKKFSETLTGGALTWYSQLPACSIMTFEEMADKFVTTHAGAKKEEARVNDIFAIKQSPGERLRDFLARFNRVRMSLPNASEGMAVAAFQNELNRNRSRATRKLLSRLMKYPPTTWEEIHNAYYAEVRANKDDLNGLTQ, from the coding sequence ATGACAGGAAAAGGAGAGAAAAGACTAAAAATAGTGATGAGTGTCACTACTAACCTCCTAGGCACCATCAACGAGGTGGACAAGGAAGACGAGGAGAATGTAATGACGAGCGCCTCACCCAAGCAAAGTGACTCACCTCCTCCTCATGGGAGTGTAACCGCTTCACATGAGAAGGGAGCCTCCACGTCCACGACGGAGGAAGTGTCGTCTGCAGTAAAAAAGTTATTGGAGGCATGGCTGATAAGTACCCTAAACAGTATACTCGACAAACCGCTCAAGGGGCGAGTAGGAACACCGCATGAGTTGACACCCCAACAACAATCAACGAGCAACACGCTTCTCCCAACAGGTAACACTCACACCGTTGTTGATGCAGGTAACTATGCCCTCGCAGCTAttctgagaaaaatgaaaaaaatggagAATGAGAATAAAGCACTCCGCAACCAAATGAGGGAACACCAAGAAAGGGTTGATAAGATACCAGGCGCCCCGAAATTTTTGCCAAAATGGGACGTTGGCCGGTTCATGGAACAACCATACAACAAGGAGGCAGCCCCACATTCCATacccaaaaccttcaaaatgccaccataTTTGAAAATATGCGACATCACAACAGACCCTGAAGACCATATCATTCATTACGTCACGGTGGTAAAACGCAACGACCTCTTGAAAGAGCAGGTACCATCGGTGCTGCTGAAGAAGTTCAGCGAAACCTTAACAGGGGGAGCCTTAACATGGTACTCACAATTACCAGCATGTTCCATAATGACGTTCGAGGAAATGGCCGACAAGTTCGTCACCACCCATGCCGGGGCCAAGAAAGAAGAAGCTAGAGTGAATGACATATTCGCCATTAAACAATCGCCTGGCGAAAGACTTAGGGACTTCCTCGCCCGGTTCAACAGAGTAAGAATGAGCCTTCCAAACGCGTCAGAGGGGATGGCGGTAGCGGCCTTTCAAAACGAGTTAAATAGGAACAGGTCGAGGGCGACCAGAAAATTATTAAGCagactcatgaaataccctcccaccACCTGGGAAGAAATTCACAATGCTTATTATGCTGAGGTGAGAGCAaacaaagacgacctcaatgGTCTAACTCAATGA